In one window of Methanoculleus chikugoensis DNA:
- a CDS encoding universal stress protein, whose translation MGYSSSLIQRKFKDIVGKRYDSVLKDYSEFLLTDEEMVVPEIRSILVPLDLFVHDITDEAIDVLSAYDATISLAYITDAEVIELLKQALDRESTEEFRSKKEEYGRKLLERTAARLEEHGFSTQTRMFVGHKGDDVVRMAKNHDMVALCRRYADGESTDVSVSPIVLRICQRVETPVLIY comes from the coding sequence ATGGGATACTCTTCGTCCTTGATCCAGCGAAAGTTCAAAGATATCGTCGGGAAGCGGTATGACTCGGTCCTGAAGGATTACAGCGAGTTCCTGCTGACCGACGAAGAGATGGTCGTTCCCGAGATCCGGTCGATCCTGGTGCCGCTCGATCTCTTCGTTCACGACATCACCGACGAAGCAATCGACGTACTCTCCGCCTACGACGCCACAATCTCGCTCGCCTACATCACCGACGCCGAGGTGATCGAACTCCTCAAACAGGCGCTCGACCGTGAATCGACGGAGGAGTTCCGGTCAAAGAAGGAAGAGTACGGTCGGAAACTCCTCGAACGGACTGCCGCAAGACTCGAAGAACACGGCTTTTCGACCCAGACACGGATGTTTGTCGGGCATAAAGGCGACGACGTCGTCCGGATGGCGAAGAACCACGACATGGTCGCGCTCTGCCGCCGCTACGCCGACGGGGAGTCGACCGACGTCTCGGTAAGCCCGATCGTTCTGCGCATCTGCCAGCGGGTGGAGACCCCCGTGCTCATCTACTGA
- the budA gene encoding acetolactate decarboxylase, whose translation MGGDRLLRYAVVAVAFLLAGVWIGLAAAPLPAVPACEDRDTLFQVSTIDALLQGTYDGSMAFDELARHGDFGIGCGDRLDGELIGIDGEWYLIRVDGRPYLASGSATTPFAAATFFDPEITVAVDEPMNLTALQSRVEAKFPSENLFYAIRVDGTFPHVVTRSVPAQEKPYPRLIDVTANQTVFTLENVTGTAIGFWTPALAEGVNVPGYHLHFITGDRAAGGHVLDMTLAEGTVQVDTTANFTMALPSGGDFLTVDLSADLSDDLEQVE comes from the coding sequence ATGGGTGGGGACAGATTGCTCCGTTACGCGGTCGTTGCCGTCGCCTTCCTCCTCGCCGGGGTCTGGATCGGCCTTGCGGCCGCTCCTCTCCCGGCCGTCCCCGCGTGCGAAGATAGGGATACGCTCTTTCAGGTCTCGACCATCGATGCGCTCCTCCAGGGCACCTACGACGGCAGCATGGCGTTTGACGAACTCGCGAGGCACGGTGACTTCGGGATCGGGTGCGGCGACCGGCTCGACGGGGAACTGATCGGCATCGACGGCGAGTGGTACCTGATCCGGGTCGACGGACGGCCCTACCTGGCTTCCGGAAGCGCGACGACGCCGTTTGCGGCCGCGACCTTCTTTGATCCGGAGATCACGGTCGCGGTCGACGAGCCGATGAATCTGACCGCTCTCCAGAGCCGCGTGGAGGCGAAATTTCCTTCAGAGAACCTCTTCTACGCGATCAGGGTGGACGGCACCTTCCCGCACGTGGTAACCCGGAGCGTGCCCGCCCAGGAGAAGCCTTATCCGCGGCTCATCGACGTGACGGCAAATCAGACGGTCTTTACGCTCGAGAACGTCACCGGAACCGCAATCGGGTTCTGGACGCCGGCACTGGCAGAAGGTGTCAACGTCCCCGGCTACCACCTTCACTTCATCACCGGCGATCGCGCCGCCGGCGGTCACGTGCTCGATATGACCCTGGCGGAGGGCACCGTGCAGGTCGACACCACGGCGAACTTCACCATGGCGCTCCCGTCCGGCGGCGACTTCCTGACGGTTGATCTCTCTGCAGACCTCTCAGACGACCTTGAGCAGGTGGAATAA
- the nadC gene encoding carboxylating nicotinate-nucleotide diphosphorylase — protein MIPIEDLLRFVREDAPWGDVTSEAVVPDVACRAVIRAKDTGTVAGIEEARALFEHFGIEVRQRIPDGRSVAPGAVLLELEGRARPILLLERTALNIIGRMSGIATRTREAVEAVRAVSPDIRVAATRKTAPGLRMLDKKAVVLGGGDPHRYCLSDMVLIKDNHLALVPLSEAIRKAKGRSRYRAVEVEVETSRDAVEAALAGADIVLLDNMAPDAVRETVGALAARGLREQVTLEVSGGVAGDDLAGYAATGIDIISMGALTHTVRNFDVSLDILKGAGTVRLP, from the coding sequence ATGATTCCGATCGAGGACCTGCTCCGTTTTGTCCGGGAGGATGCGCCGTGGGGCGACGTCACCTCCGAAGCGGTCGTCCCCGACGTCGCCTGCCGGGCGGTGATCCGGGCGAAGGATACGGGGACCGTCGCCGGCATCGAGGAGGCACGGGCGCTCTTCGAGCATTTCGGGATCGAGGTGCGTCAGCGTATCCCTGACGGCAGGTCGGTTGCTCCCGGAGCGGTTCTCCTCGAACTCGAGGGCCGCGCGAGGCCGATCCTTCTCCTGGAGCGGACGGCGCTCAACATCATCGGGCGGATGAGCGGGATTGCAACCCGGACCCGGGAGGCGGTCGAGGCCGTCCGGGCGGTCTCCCCCGACATCCGGGTTGCCGCGACGCGGAAGACCGCCCCGGGACTCCGGATGCTCGATAAGAAGGCGGTGGTTCTCGGCGGGGGCGACCCGCACCGCTACTGCCTCTCGGATATGGTCCTGATCAAGGATAACCACCTCGCACTGGTGCCGCTTTCGGAGGCGATCCGAAAGGCAAAGGGGCGGAGCCGCTACCGGGCGGTCGAGGTGGAGGTCGAGACGTCACGGGACGCCGTCGAGGCGGCACTTGCCGGTGCCGACATCGTCCTTCTCGACAACATGGCGCCGGATGCCGTCCGGGAGACGGTCGGGGCGCTGGCCGCCCGTGGTCTCCGGGAGCAGGTCACCCTCGAGGTCTCGGGGGGCGTCGCCGGCGACGATCTTGCCGGGTATGCCGCGACCGGGATCGATATCATCAGCATGGGTGCCCTCACCCATACGGTCAGGAACTTCGACGTGAGCCTGGATATCCTGAAGGGCGCGGGCACCGTCAGGCTTCCGTAA
- a CDS encoding UPF0146 family protein: protein MCHYKRIERSIGEYIAARYRRAVEVGIGNNPEAARLIRAAGALVLCTDVRAGIRHDGLTVVTDDVFEPDIRLYEGADLIYAVRPGVEMVPPLIALADRIDSDLLVYHLGCEIYGDGGEVVDCGPVLLHRYRRRAP from the coding sequence ATGTGTCACTATAAACGTATTGAACGGAGTATCGGGGAGTATATCGCCGCCCGGTATCGCCGGGCTGTCGAGGTGGGTATCGGCAACAATCCCGAGGCCGCAAGGCTGATCAGAGCTGCCGGTGCCCTGGTGCTCTGCACCGACGTCCGGGCGGGCATCCGGCACGACGGGCTTACTGTGGTGACCGACGACGTCTTTGAACCGGATATCCGGCTGTATGAGGGCGCGGACCTGATCTACGCTGTGCGACCCGGCGTGGAGATGGTCCCGCCGCTGATCGCGCTTGCCGACCGGATCGACAGCGATCTCCTGGTCTACCACCTGGGATGCGAGATCTACGGGGACGGCGGCGAGGTCGTGGACTGCGGCCCGGTCCTCCTTCACCGCTACCGCCGGCGTGCCCCGTAG
- a CDS encoding metal-dependent transcriptional regulator, which produces MQGITGQELSSKKAEYLKYIHMQGDVVKTTEIAAHFSVAPSTVTKALTEIAKAGYIEHTPYHGVRLTSRGTEYARFLIRRHRIVALVLSRHGLEPEEACREARKIEQCFSKDLTDRMCTSLGHPMMSVCGEIEHDRHCCGSFGGYRG; this is translated from the coding sequence ATGCAGGGGATCACCGGGCAAGAACTCTCCTCGAAGAAGGCGGAATACCTCAAATACATCCACATGCAGGGCGACGTCGTGAAGACGACCGAGATCGCCGCCCACTTCTCCGTCGCGCCCTCGACGGTGACGAAAGCGCTCACGGAGATTGCAAAAGCGGGATACATCGAGCATACGCCCTACCACGGGGTGAGGCTCACCTCTCGCGGCACAGAGTACGCCCGGTTCCTGATTCGCCGCCACCGGATCGTCGCCCTGGTGCTCAGTCGCCACGGGCTCGAACCCGAAGAAGCCTGCAGGGAAGCGAGGAAGATCGAACAGTGTTTCTCGAAAGACCTCACCGACAGGATGTGCACGTCGCTCGGGCACCCGATGATGAGCGTCTGCGGGGAGATCGAGCACGATCGCCACTGCTGCGGGTCTTTTGGCGGGTACCGCGGGTGA
- the nadA gene encoding quinolinate synthase NadA has translation MEKEIRALKAEKNAVIMAHNYQPPEIQALADVVGDSLELAVKAKETAADLIVVCGVRFMAETAKILNSARKVVIPVEDAGCPLADFLTPDMIREARRRHPDAAVVVYVNSTAESKALADITCTSANAVRVVASLPNDTILFGPDANLAAYVQRELPEKTIIPLPPGGHCYVHTGFTLADVEAARKKGGTIVCHPECPPEVQMQADLIASTGGMVRGAAAGGEEPWWVFTEREMASRLRVLYPGRIFYEKPEAVCADMKKISLEDLRRALESGEHEVVLPPEVMDRARRAIERMIAVGA, from the coding sequence ATGGAAAAGGAGATTCGTGCGCTCAAGGCCGAGAAGAACGCAGTAATCATGGCGCATAACTACCAGCCTCCTGAGATCCAGGCGCTCGCCGACGTGGTGGGCGACAGCCTCGAGCTTGCGGTGAAGGCGAAGGAGACTGCGGCGGACCTGATCGTCGTCTGCGGTGTCCGGTTTATGGCCGAGACGGCAAAGATCCTCAACTCAGCTCGGAAGGTGGTCATCCCGGTTGAGGACGCCGGATGCCCGCTTGCCGACTTCCTGACCCCGGATATGATCCGGGAGGCGCGCCGGCGGCACCCCGACGCGGCCGTGGTGGTCTACGTCAACAGCACGGCGGAGAGCAAGGCGCTCGCCGACATCACCTGCACCTCGGCAAACGCGGTTCGTGTCGTAGCGTCCCTGCCGAATGACACGATCCTCTTCGGGCCGGACGCAAACCTCGCGGCGTACGTCCAGCGGGAACTCCCCGAAAAGACGATTATTCCCCTGCCTCCCGGCGGCCACTGCTACGTCCATACGGGGTTCACCCTTGCCGACGTCGAGGCTGCCCGGAAGAAAGGCGGCACAATCGTCTGCCACCCCGAATGCCCGCCGGAGGTTCAGATGCAGGCCGACCTGATAGCCTCCACGGGGGGCATGGTCCGCGGCGCAGCCGCCGGCGGGGAGGAGCCCTGGTGGGTCTTCACCGAGCGGGAGATGGCCTCCCGTCTGCGGGTGCTCTATCCCGGAAGGATCTTTTACGAGAAGCCGGAGGCCGTCTGCGCGGATATGAAGAAGATCTCTCTTGAAGACCTCCGCCGGGCGCTCGAGTCCGGGGAGCACGAAGTCGTCCTCCCCCCGGAGGTCATGGACCGGGCACGGCGGGCGATCGAGCGGATGATCGCCGTCGGGGCGTGA
- the nadX gene encoding aspartate dehydrogenase — translation MIKIGLLGCGNVGHIIATHAESIRVAAVFDILPGRAEELAALCHARPYTDFDAFMREDFSIVVEAASVDAVRIYGEAVLRSGRDIIVLSGGALADDEFREHLVEVAREAGKKIRIPSGAIIGLDNLKIGQVSPPSRLLLRTTKPPASLGMTAEARTEIFKGLAHDCIKQYPKNINVAVALGLAAGRDADVELWVDPAAERNIHEIFVEGDFGDIYVRVRNVPSPDNPATSYMAALSILTLLKNLENPLVVGT, via the coding sequence ATGATTAAAATAGGGTTGCTGGGATGCGGCAACGTCGGGCATATCATCGCCACACACGCCGAGAGCATCCGGGTCGCCGCCGTCTTCGATATCCTCCCCGGGCGGGCGGAGGAACTGGCGGCGCTCTGCCATGCCCGGCCATACACGGACTTCGACGCCTTTATGCGGGAAGACTTCTCGATCGTCGTAGAGGCCGCCTCGGTCGACGCCGTCAGGATATACGGCGAGGCGGTTCTCCGGTCGGGACGGGACATCATCGTCCTCTCCGGGGGGGCTCTTGCGGACGACGAGTTCCGCGAGCACCTTGTCGAGGTTGCACGGGAGGCGGGAAAGAAGATCCGCATCCCGAGCGGCGCCATCATCGGACTCGACAACCTCAAGATCGGGCAGGTCTCGCCGCCGAGCCGCCTCCTCCTGCGGACGACGAAACCTCCCGCGTCGCTCGGGATGACCGCCGAAGCCCGGACAGAGATATTTAAGGGGCTGGCGCACGACTGTATAAAGCAATACCCTAAAAATATCAACGTCGCGGTAGCGTTGGGACTCGCCGCCGGCAGGGATGCCGACGTGGAACTCTGGGTCGACCCTGCGGCGGAGAGGAACATCCACGAGATATTCGTCGAGGGGGACTTCGGGGACATCTACGTCCGGGTCAGGAACGTCCCGAGCCCCGATAACCCTGCGACGAGCTATATGGCGGCCCTCTCCATCCTGACGCTCTTAAAGAACCTCGAGAACCCTCTGGTGGTGGGTACGTAA
- a CDS encoding HEAT repeat domain-containing protein, giving the protein MAGRDPPVPERETEGLEREKKLHRYLSMLASGNLNERWRAADALGELGDSRAVRPLIEALEDEYVDVRWKAAKALGLLDGREPVLPLIRSLEDDSPWVRMGAAWALGEIGDPRAVEPLIRLLDDTKPRVRRMAAWALGRIGNPRAREPLLRLLGDADRDVRIAGRLALDEIGTEREIPSV; this is encoded by the coding sequence ATGGCAGGGAGGGATCCGCCGGTGCCGGAGAGAGAGACCGAAGGCCTTGAGAGGGAGAAGAAACTCCACAGGTACCTCTCGATGCTTGCGTCCGGGAATCTCAACGAGCGGTGGCGGGCTGCCGACGCGCTCGGGGAACTCGGCGACAGTCGCGCGGTAAGGCCGCTCATCGAGGCGCTGGAGGACGAATACGTCGATGTCCGGTGGAAGGCGGCGAAGGCGCTCGGGCTCCTCGATGGGCGCGAACCCGTCCTCCCGCTGATACGGAGCCTGGAAGACGACAGCCCCTGGGTTCGGATGGGGGCAGCCTGGGCGCTCGGGGAGATCGGCGATCCCCGGGCGGTCGAGCCGTTGATCCGGCTGCTTGACGACACGAAACCCCGGGTCAGGAGGATGGCGGCCTGGGCGCTCGGCCGGATAGGCAACCCGCGGGCGCGGGAACCACTGTTGCGCCTCCTCGGGGATGCCGATCGCGACGTCAGGATTGCCGGCCGGCTGGCGCTCGATGAGATCGGAACCGAGCGGGAGATCCCGAGCGTCTGA
- a CDS encoding tRNA (N(6)-L-threonylcarbamoyladenosine(37)-C(2))-methylthiotransferase encodes MAILEGFGCTLTERPKEADAVIVNTCTVIGATERKMLRRLALFADRDLYVTGCMPVVQMDKIRSVCTPHVIYPDEIRERAAGVGTRGPGATGVVQVASGCVGRCSYCITRFARGRLASAPAEDILDAVRALVASGAYEIQLTGQDVAAWGLERGELLPDLLQEIAKIPGRFAVRPGMMHPATVLGILDPLVRAYESEKIFRFLHLPVQSGSDTVLDRMQRGYAAADVVRIVDTFRDCYPDMMISSDFITGFPGETDEEFSQTLELLRRAAFVKVNITRYSRRPGTPAAALKDLPERIRKDRSRALLAEANRIYDSYNERWIGRETAIVATEKNAPGSTVCRNPCYLNVVVEEDLPFGFTGRAVITKNRRHYVTAELIPSDDEKV; translated from the coding sequence GTGGCGATACTGGAAGGTTTCGGCTGCACGCTGACCGAACGGCCGAAGGAGGCGGATGCCGTCATCGTCAACACCTGCACGGTGATCGGCGCGACCGAACGTAAGATGCTCCGGCGCCTCGCTCTATTCGCCGACCGCGACCTCTACGTGACCGGGTGCATGCCGGTTGTCCAGATGGATAAGATTCGTTCGGTCTGCACGCCGCACGTCATCTATCCTGACGAGATCCGTGAGCGAGCCGCCGGCGTCGGCACCCGGGGGCCGGGGGCGACCGGCGTGGTGCAGGTGGCGAGCGGATGCGTCGGCCGGTGCAGTTACTGCATCACCCGGTTCGCCCGGGGACGGCTCGCAAGTGCGCCTGCAGAGGATATACTCGATGCCGTCCGGGCTCTCGTCGCCTCGGGCGCCTATGAGATCCAGCTGACCGGGCAGGACGTGGCCGCATGGGGGCTTGAGCGGGGTGAGTTGCTCCCCGATCTTCTGCAGGAGATAGCAAAGATCCCCGGAAGGTTCGCCGTCAGGCCGGGGATGATGCACCCGGCTACGGTGCTCGGGATCCTCGATCCACTCGTCAGGGCGTACGAGAGCGAAAAGATCTTCCGGTTCCTCCACCTCCCCGTCCAGTCGGGCTCCGATACCGTCCTCGACCGGATGCAGCGCGGCTACGCTGCGGCCGACGTCGTCCGGATCGTCGATACGTTCCGGGACTGCTACCCGGATATGATGATCTCCTCCGACTTCATCACCGGGTTTCCCGGGGAGACGGACGAAGAGTTTTCACAGACGCTCGAACTCCTCCGGAGAGCGGCGTTCGTGAAGGTGAATATCACCCGCTACTCCCGGCGGCCCGGAACGCCCGCCGCGGCCCTAAAAGACCTCCCCGAGCGGATACGCAAAGACCGCTCCCGGGCGCTGCTTGCCGAAGCAAACCGGATCTACGACTCCTACAATGAGCGCTGGATCGGGCGGGAGACAGCGATCGTTGCGACCGAGAAGAACGCGCCGGGATCGACCGTCTGCCGAAATCCCTGCTACCTCAACGTCGTCGTAGAAGAGGATCTGCCGTTCGGATTCACCGGGAGGGCGGTGATAACCAAAAACCGCCGGCACTACGTCACCGCCGAACTGATTCCTTCCGACGACGAGAAGGTTTAG
- a CDS encoding archaemetzincin family Zn-dependent metalloprotease, protein MGINILWDPQAPGGIELPVVRMIAMILGKKPALVEYPFLIDGYDRNRDQHDAQKILDRLQDTLTRRYDIDGPLLLVTSRDLYVNGFDFVFGLARPPCGVAIVSTARLGNDYYDRVPDDTDLIDRTAKEGAHELGHLLGLDHCPDPECVMFRPKTLDELDRKRKRLCPACREALASLGGR, encoded by the coding sequence ATGGGCATCAATATTCTTTGGGACCCACAGGCACCGGGAGGTATCGAACTCCCGGTCGTCAGGATGATCGCGATGATCCTCGGGAAAAAACCCGCGCTCGTCGAATACCCGTTTCTCATCGACGGGTACGACCGGAACCGCGACCAGCACGATGCTCAAAAGATCCTGGACCGCCTGCAGGACACCCTCACGCGCAGATACGATATCGACGGCCCCCTGCTGCTCGTCACCTCCCGCGACCTCTACGTCAACGGATTTGACTTCGTCTTCGGCCTCGCGAGACCGCCATGCGGCGTCGCCATCGTCTCGACCGCCCGTCTCGGAAACGACTACTACGACAGGGTGCCGGACGACACCGACCTCATCGACCGGACGGCAAAAGAAGGCGCGCACGAACTCGGGCACCTCCTCGGGCTCGACCACTGCCCCGACCCCGAGTGCGTCATGTTCCGGCCGAAGACCCTGGACGAACTGGACCGGAAGAGGAAGAGGCTCTGTCCGGCCTGCCGGGAGGCGCTCGCGTCGTTAGGCGGGCGTTGA
- a CDS encoding universal stress protein codes for MKILVLIDGSKWSQKAALHAIGLAKPKNAEVVLFSVLDIAEAKAMAFNFCAQSGICDQLKGYEGQIWKDMRKSIEDDQNSILTRYQGERIRCSTKIVEGAIREEILEEANSGEYGLIVMGAFGRSGKSRIGALLEQIGGAVRPPLLVVR; via the coding sequence ATGAAGATTCTTGTGCTTATCGATGGTTCGAAGTGGAGCCAGAAAGCGGCTCTGCATGCGATTGGACTGGCAAAGCCGAAGAATGCCGAGGTAGTCCTCTTCTCGGTGCTGGATATCGCGGAGGCCAAGGCGATGGCGTTCAACTTCTGCGCCCAGAGCGGGATCTGCGACCAGTTGAAGGGCTACGAAGGGCAGATATGGAAGGATATGCGGAAGAGCATCGAAGATGACCAGAACAGCATTCTCACCCGCTACCAGGGTGAGAGGATCCGGTGTTCGACAAAGATCGTCGAGGGGGCAATCAGGGAGGAGATCCTTGAGGAGGCAAACTCCGGCGAATACGGGCTGATCGTCATGGGTGCTTTCGGCAGGAGCGGGAAGTCCCGGATCGGCGCCCTGCTCGAGCAGATCGGCGGTGCGGTCAGACCGCCGCTGCTGGTCGTCCGGTAA
- a CDS encoding nucleoside deaminase — protein sequence MDIFMKCAVEEAEAGLREGGIPIGSVLVRDGRIIGRGRNRRVQADDPVLHAEIDCLRNAGRIGNYADCTLYSTLMPCYLCAGAVVQFGIGKVVAGESVNFAGAREFLESHGVEVLDLDLDVCKEMMGAFIEQHPDLWDEDIGEL from the coding sequence ATGGACATATTCATGAAATGCGCCGTCGAAGAAGCGGAAGCGGGCCTGCGTGAAGGCGGAATACCCATCGGGTCGGTGCTGGTGCGCGACGGCCGGATCATCGGGCGCGGCCGGAACCGCCGGGTCCAGGCTGACGATCCCGTACTCCACGCCGAGATTGACTGCCTGAGGAACGCCGGGAGGATTGGTAACTACGCAGATTGCACGCTCTACTCCACGCTGATGCCCTGCTACCTCTGTGCGGGAGCGGTCGTCCAGTTCGGGATCGGGAAGGTCGTGGCGGGGGAGTCGGTAAATTTCGCGGGAGCGCGGGAGTTCCTCGAGTCGCACGGGGTCGAGGTGCTCGATCTGGATCTCGACGTCTGCAAGGAGATGATGGGCGCGTTCATCGAGCAGCATCCCGATCTCTGGGATGAGGATATCGGGGAGTTGTGA
- a CDS encoding SLC13 family permease, whose amino-acid sequence MDTVALIAVAVFLFTYALIIDERIHRAVAAMLGAAIVVFVGIVPWEALLEHVDFGTIFLLLGMMIIVNTARGSGLFEYIAIRTAKLAGGSPIRILILFAVVTAIVSAFLDNVTTVLLLTPMLLYVARVMNLNPIPFLVTEIFASNIGGAATLIGDPPNIMIASSAGLTFNEFLIHLAPIMVVDMAILIGLMYLIYGRSMKVSADERQEMVRTLNGLDERAAVVDRSLFNKSVAVIVFVVLLFFVHDRIGEILHIVLPFVDPAMGLEPAEVALIGAAILLFWSRQSPEEIFEKIEWPALFFFGGLFVIVGALVETGIISSIARVMIENMGSTGEAMFIVTWFAAIASAIVDNIPLTAAMIPLIHDLGATMDVYPLWWALALGACLGGNGTAIGASANVVVIGIAEREGFGITFVDFLKVGMLVLFVTVGVGFGMLWLKFVM is encoded by the coding sequence GTGGATACGGTTGCACTGATCGCGGTAGCGGTCTTCCTCTTCACCTATGCGCTGATCATCGACGAGCGGATTCACCGGGCGGTCGCCGCCATGCTCGGTGCGGCGATCGTGGTCTTTGTCGGGATCGTCCCCTGGGAGGCGCTCCTCGAGCACGTCGACTTCGGAACGATCTTCCTGCTCCTCGGGATGATGATCATCGTCAACACCGCGCGGGGCAGCGGCCTCTTCGAGTATATCGCGATACGGACCGCAAAACTCGCGGGGGGAAGCCCGATCCGGATTCTCATCCTCTTTGCGGTTGTAACGGCGATCGTGAGCGCATTCCTCGACAACGTCACCACCGTCCTCCTGCTCACCCCGATGCTCCTCTACGTCGCGAGAGTGATGAACCTCAACCCCATCCCCTTCCTGGTCACGGAGATCTTCGCCTCCAACATCGGTGGGGCGGCGACGCTCATCGGCGACCCCCCGAACATCATGATCGCATCGTCGGCAGGACTGACGTTCAACGAGTTCCTGATCCACCTTGCCCCCATCATGGTCGTCGATATGGCGATTCTCATCGGGTTGATGTACCTCATCTACGGCCGTTCCATGAAGGTGAGCGCCGACGAGCGGCAGGAGATGGTCCGGACGCTCAACGGTCTCGATGAACGGGCGGCGGTCGTCGACCGGTCGCTCTTCAACAAGTCGGTGGCCGTCATCGTCTTCGTGGTCCTCCTCTTCTTTGTCCACGACCGGATCGGAGAGATCCTGCACATTGTCCTGCCGTTCGTCGACCCGGCGATGGGGCTCGAACCCGCAGAGGTGGCCCTCATCGGGGCGGCAATCCTCCTCTTCTGGAGCAGGCAGTCGCCCGAGGAGATCTTCGAGAAGATCGAGTGGCCGGCCCTCTTCTTCTTCGGCGGGCTCTTCGTCATCGTGGGCGCCCTCGTCGAGACCGGCATCATCTCGAGCATTGCCCGGGTCATGATCGAGAACATGGGTTCGACCGGGGAGGCGATGTTCATCGTGACATGGTTCGCCGCGATCGCCTCGGCGATCGTGGACAACATCCCTCTCACCGCGGCGATGATCCCGCTCATCCACGACCTTGGGGCGACGATGGACGTCTACCCGCTCTGGTGGGCGCTCGCCCTCGGTGCGTGCCTCGGCGGTAACGGGACCGCCATCGGGGCGTCGGCAAACGTCGTCGTCATCGGTATCGCCGAGCGCGAGGGGTTCGGCATCACCTTCGTCGACTTCCTGAAAGTAGGGATGCTCGTGCTCTTCGTGACGGTGGGGGTAGGATTCGGAATGCTCTGGCTGAAATTTGTGATGTGA
- a CDS encoding metal ABC transporter solute-binding protein, Zn/Mn family — protein MLAAATAGCTGTDRQNTGDVVVAVTIPPEQEFVERVGGDHVRVILLVPPGADPHTYEPPPGVLADVAGADMYAVVGSGIEFELAWREKIAALNPEMLVVDCSRGVDLITAGDGEHAGADPHIWTSPKNAKIMVGNIRDGLIAVDPANAEDYRRNADAYLGELDALDTEIAGALAASGVKTVMVYHSSWAYLARDYGFTEVPIESEGKEPSPQRIEHLIKQAEEEKIRVIFASPEHSTRSAEVIADAIGGTVVTVSPLAKDYLANMRHVASAFAESNRP, from the coding sequence TTGCTGGCAGCAGCCACGGCAGGGTGTACCGGCACCGACCGGCAGAACACCGGAGACGTCGTCGTCGCGGTCACCATACCGCCCGAACAGGAGTTCGTGGAACGGGTGGGGGGCGATCACGTCCGGGTGATCCTGCTGGTGCCGCCGGGGGCCGACCCGCACACCTACGAACCCCCGCCGGGAGTTCTCGCCGACGTCGCAGGGGCAGATATGTATGCCGTGGTCGGCTCGGGGATCGAGTTCGAACTCGCCTGGCGGGAGAAGATCGCCGCCCTGAACCCCGAGATGCTGGTCGTCGACTGTTCGCGCGGCGTCGACCTGATCACGGCCGGTGACGGCGAGCACGCGGGGGCCGACCCCCACATCTGGACATCCCCCAAGAACGCGAAGATCATGGTCGGGAACATCCGCGATGGGCTCATTGCGGTCGACCCGGCAAACGCCGAAGACTACCGCCGGAACGCCGATGCCTATCTCGGGGAACTCGACGCCCTTGACACGGAGATCGCCGGTGCGCTTGCCGCATCGGGGGTGAAGACGGTCATGGTCTACCACTCGTCGTGGGCCTACCTCGCCCGGGACTACGGCTTTACCGAGGTTCCGATCGAGAGCGAGGGAAAGGAGCCCTCGCCGCAGAGGATAGAGCACCTCATCAAGCAGGCGGAGGAGGAGAAGATCCGAGTGATATTCGCGTCGCCCGAGCATTCCACCCGGAGCGCCGAGGTGATCGCGGACGCGATCGGGGGCACCGTGGTGACGGTGAGCCCGCTCGCGAAGGACTACCTCGCGAACATGCGGCACGTGGCCTCGGCGTTTGCGGAGAGCAACAGACCATGA